The following are encoded in a window of Eschrichtius robustus isolate mEscRob2 chromosome 1, mEscRob2.pri, whole genome shotgun sequence genomic DNA:
- the LOC137759247 gene encoding muscarinic acetylcholine receptor M5, giving the protein MEGESYHNATTVNGTPVNHQPLERHRLWEVITIAAVTAVVSLITIVGNVLVMISFKVNSQLKTVNNYYLLSLACADLIIGIFSMNLYTTYILMGHWALGSLACDLWLALDYVASNASVMNLLVISFDRYFSITRPLTYRAKRTPKRAGIMIGLAWLISFILWAPAILCWQYLVGERTVPPDECQIQFLSEPTITFGTAIAAFYIPVSVMTILYCRIYRETEKRTKDLADLQGSDCVAETEKRKPAQEALLTSCFSCPQPTLAQRERNQASWSSSCRSTSVTAKPSRATGPSTEWAKAEQLTTCSSYPSSEDEDKPTTDPVFQVVYKSQAKESPREEFSAEETKETFVNAQTEKNDYDTQKYFLSPAAAHQPKSQKCMAYKFRLVVKADGTQDTNNGCRNVKIMPCSFPVSKDPSTKGLDPNLSHQMTKRKRMVLVKERKAAQTLSAILLAFIITWTPYNIMVLVSTFCDKCVPVTLWHLGYWLCYVNSTVNPICYALCNRTFRKTFKMLLLCRWKKKKVEEKLYWQGNSKLP; this is encoded by the coding sequence ATGGAAGGGGAATCTTACCACAATGCTACTACCGTCAATGGCACCCCAGTGAATCACCAGCCTTTGGAACGCCACAGGTTGTGGGAAGTCATCACCATCGCAGCTGTGACAGCTGTGGTGAGCTTGATCACCATTGTGGGCAACGTCTTAGTCATGATCTCTTTCAAAGTCAACAGTCAGCTGAAGACAGTTAACAACTATTACCTGCTCAGCTTAGCCTGTGCAGATCTCATCATTGGGATCTTCTCCATGAACCTCTACACTACCTACATCCTCATGGGACACTGGGCTCTCGGGAGTCTGGCTTGTGACCTTTGGCTTGCACTGGACTACGTGGCCAGCAATGCTTCTGTCATGAACCTTCTGGTGATCAGTTTTGACCGATACTTTTCTATCACAAGACCCCTGACGTATCGGGCCAAGCGTACCCCAAAGAGGGCTGGCATCATGATTGGCTTGGCCTGGCTGATCTCCTTCATCCTCTGGGCCCCAGCGATCCTCTGCTGGCAGTACTTGGTTGGGGAGCGGACGGTCCCACCAGACGAGTGCCAGATCCAGTTCCTCTCGGAGCCCACCATCACTTTTGGCACTGCCATTGCTGCATTCTACATCCCTGTTTCTGTCATGACAATCCTCTACTGCCGAATCTACCGGGAAACAGAGAAGCGAACCAAGGACCTGGCCGACCTCCAGGGCTCTGACTGCGTGGCTGAAACTGAGAAGAGAAAGCCAGCTCAGGAGGCTCTGCTCACGTCCTGCTTTAGCTGCCCCCAGCCCACACTGGCCCAGAGGGAAAGGAACCAAGCCTCCTGGTCATCCTCCTGCAGGAGCACCTCCGTCACTGCGAAGCCATCCCGAGCCACTGGCCCGAGCACTGAGTGGGCCAAAGCCGAGCAGCTAACCACCTGCAGCAGCTACCCCTCCTCAGAAGATGAGGACAAGCCCACCACTGACCCTGTCTTTCAAGTGGTCTACAAGAGTCAGGCCAAGGAAAGCCCAAGGGAAGAATTCAGTGCTGAAGAGACCAAGGAAACTTTTGTGAATGctcaaactgaaaaaaatgactATGACACCCAAAAATACTTCCTGTCTCCAGCTGCTGCTCATCAACCCAAGAGTCAGAAGTGCATGGCCTATAAGTTCCGATTGGTGGTGAAAGCTGATGGGACCCAGGATACCAACAACGGCTGTCGCAATGTGAAAATCATGCCCTGCTCCTTCCCGGTGTCCAAGGACCCTTCGACGAAAGGCCTTGATCCCAATCTCAGCCATCAGATGACCAAACGAAAGAGGATGGTCCTCGTCAAAGAGAGGAAAGCAGCCCAGACCCTGAGTGCAATTCTCCTGGCTTTCATCATCACGTGGACTCCTTACAACATCATGGTCCTGGTTTCCACCTTCTGCGACAAGTGTGTCCCAGTCACCCTGTGGCACTTGGGCTACTGGCTGTGCTACGTCAATAGCACTGTCAACCCCATTTGCTATGCCCTCTGCAACAGAACCTTCAGGAAGACCTTTAAGATGCTGCTTCTCTGccgatggaaaaagaaaaaagtggaagaGAAATTGTACTGGCAGGGGAACAGCAAGCTCCCCTGA